In one window of Paucibacter aquatile DNA:
- a CDS encoding sensor histidine kinase, which translates to MNRELLALLVHDLKNQLGVLEAELSLLVEAPEAEAAHRAHLHCAQLRQRLIAYLTVYATPHARLTAQMEDESPREFLQQMLRVDSRPDGAPLSLDDCTAAPAFWYFDPRLVRLALEAALHNAWRFARSEVRLSAQLEDGFLVLAVEDDGLGLDAKDPAARSSTGLGLELCAAVARAHQLGERQGRVVLKPRDAAQRQRGTRFEIWLP; encoded by the coding sequence ATGAATCGCGAGCTGCTGGCCTTGCTGGTCCATGACCTCAAGAACCAGCTTGGCGTGCTGGAGGCTGAATTGAGCCTGCTGGTTGAAGCGCCTGAGGCCGAGGCTGCCCACCGCGCCCATTTGCACTGCGCCCAGCTGCGCCAACGCCTGATAGCGTATCTGACGGTTTACGCCACCCCTCATGCCAGGCTCACGGCGCAAATGGAGGATGAGTCGCCGCGGGAATTCCTCCAGCAGATGCTGCGCGTGGACTCACGCCCTGACGGCGCTCCGCTGAGCCTGGATGACTGCACAGCTGCGCCTGCCTTCTGGTACTTCGACCCACGCTTGGTGCGCCTGGCCCTGGAAGCGGCCCTGCACAACGCCTGGCGATTCGCGCGCAGCGAAGTGCGCCTGAGCGCCCAGCTTGAGGATGGCTTCCTGGTGCTGGCCGTCGAGGATGACGGTTTGGGTCTGGACGCCAAAGACCCTGCCGCCCGCTCATCCACGGGCCTGGGCTTGGAGCTCTGCGCGGCCGTTGCCCGAGCTCATCAGCTCGGCGAACGCCAGGGCCGAGTCGTGTTGAAGCCACGCGACGCGGCGCAACGCCAGCGTGGAACCCGGTTCGAGATCTGGCTGCCCTGA